The nucleotide window TGCCGCTACTAGGGGAGACACACAAACGTCGGTGCTATCACAGCTGACACTTAAAAAACCCAGCATCGAATTACTATCCATAACAAGCATTAACCACCTCCATGGCTGGAGAACACCTTTTCTTGAGTACATCAATACAGGTACCGTGCCCAAAGACGATCTTAACCCGCAGAATTTCAGAAGAAAAGCAAGTCTCTATACAAGCATAGCAGGAGAACTTTACAAACGTGGCATCTCTCAAGCATTGCTAAAATGCCTAAACACGGATGAGGCAAGAGAGGTAATGGATGAAGTACATGAGGGCATATGTGGAAACTACATCGGAGGACGAGCCCTAGCCGCAAAAATCGTCCGAACAGGATACTTTTGGCCAACTATGAAAAGAGATTGCATAACGAAAGTTAAGACATGTGACAAATGCCAAAAGCACGAAGCCGTCTCTACTAAGCCGGCCGATGTATTACACAGCATGGAGGTAAGCTGGCCTTTTCACAGATGGGGGCTCGATATCCTCGGCTCATTTCCAATAGCACCAGGTCAGGTAAAGTTTCTTTTAGTATCAATTGACTACTTCTCAAAATGGATAGAAGCACAAccattagcaaagataacagccGAAAAGGTAAGATCTTTTATATGGAAAAATATAATATGCCGATTTGGAATACCAAAGGAAATAATATCAGACAATGGTAGACAATTTACCGATAATAAGCTTGAttcatttctaaaaaattttaatatatagcACCATTTTAGCTCGGTCGAACACCCCCAAACCAATGGGCAGGCCGAAGCTACTAACCGAGTTATATTGCAGGCAATAAAGAGAAAACTGGACAATGCAAAGGGAGAATGGGCCGAGTTAATCCCAGAAATATTGTGGAGCTACAACACAACAATACAAACAaccacaggagaaacacccttcaAACTAGTGTATGGGTCAGAAGCGCTAATTCCAGTAGAGGTCGGAATCCCCACAATACGCACCGAGCTCTATGACGAACAACACAATACTTGCACAAGAAACGCCGAGCTTGACCTCGTCGAAGAAGATAGAGAGATCACGGCGATCAAACAGAGAGCCATGAAGCAATTGGCGGCAAGAAAACTCAATAGCAAAGTCGTCCCAAGAGCTTTCTCTAACGACGATTTAGTCCTCAGACGAACCGAAGATGTGAGACGACCTCCTTCGCACGGAAAGCTCGCCGCGAACTGGGAAGGACCTTTCTGAATAGTAAAAGTACTCAGAATGGGGCCCTATCAACTTCAAACATTACAAGGCAACCCAGTGTCAGGGAACTGGAATGTTTCATCATTAAAGATGTATAGATCATAAGATGTACAAACAGTGGATAAAGGTACTCTTTTTCCCCTTTAGAGCTTTTTTCCCAAAACAAAGAGGGTTTTGCCTAAGGAAGGGTTTTAATGAGGCCGGACGCCCAATATATTCAAATTATCGAACGATTCTATCAAAACCAACCCATCTCTAAACAAAATACGAAAACAATAAAACACACGCTACAAAAATCACAACAAAGTGATATCATCAACTTGGCCTAACCTCGGCCAAAGCAAACAGTTCAAAGTATCAACAAAACAAAGACCAAACCTCAGTCAACGAAACCAAAAAAGTAAAGAGTCAATCATACATAtccaaaatataaacaaaacaaaCTAAGAGGGAGGAGCGTTCTCATCATGCTCCTCTACAGTGCCATCTACAACCAATTTTCCACCAACCACTATCTTAGTCATATCAAGCTGAGCACTGTCAAACTTCGGGGACAAAACAGCAATCTGACTTACAGCTCGATCAAAGCCATAAGAGAACATCTCCATGCCATTTTCCTCCAACTCATGAACATGGGAAGTAAGTTGACCTTTAGCCACATCATGTTCCTTAACCTCAGCCTGCAACAGACGAATCTGATCTCTTAAGCGGGACACCTCCTCTTCCAAATCCTTTGACCTAGCCACAACACTAATGACAGCATCATCTTTCTCCTTAGCAGCTTTTTCCAATTCAGCAATCCTCATGTTATACGACTTCTCCTGGTCGGCGACTTTGTTCACAGCCTCCTGCTGCTCAGCACCGATGAGCTCGGTGGTACGACCAACACACATCAAGCGAGAGGCAACAatctatacaaatttaaaagCCGAAATAAAAATCAGAAGGCaaacaaaaagtttaaaaaagcTCGAATTGTAAAGATTACCTGAACAAATTTACCAAGAGCTTCCATGCCAACGCGGCGATCAAAAGCAAACCCGCCACCTCCATCAACCCCCTGACTTCCTCCGAAATCACCTCCACAGATTTTTCAACATTATCCCTCTTCCTTTTGAAAGAAGACGCCGCTTGAGCAACAGATTGTGCAACATCACCACCCCCTCTTTCACGGCTAAAGAAGCATCAGTaagtttttctttcttcttcttaagA belongs to Arachis duranensis cultivar V14167 chromosome 8, aradu.V14167.gnm2.J7QH, whole genome shotgun sequence and includes:
- the LOC107460334 gene encoding uncharacterized protein LOC107460334, yielding MDKVFHHQIGRNMEIYVDDMVAKTTQERSHCDDLQEIFEQIRAYKMRLNPEKCAFGVQGGKFLGFMLTSRGIEANPEKCEAILNMKSPKTIKEVRQLAGRVAALSRSALVIETGKMHQPVYVVSRVMQPMKQRYPKIEQLALTLVITARRLRHYFQSHTIIVRTNQPLRQILTKPELAGRLTKWSIELSEFDIQFQPRSALKAQIFADFISELTSDEHNKYWELHVDGASSQGGSGAGIILKEEDNMVAEQLLQFYFPASNNQAEYEALKARLKLALNLQVQSLTAHCDSLLVVQQIRGEYQVKDPLLERYWLVAKDLISKFSSFIILHVHREKNVRANILSKLAATRGDTQTSVLSQLTLKKPSIELLSITSINHLHGWRTPFLEYINTGTVPKDDLNPQNFRRKASLYTSIAGELYKRGISQALLKCLNTDEAREVMDEVHEGICGNYIGGRALAAKIVRTGYFWPTMKRDCITKVKTCDKCQKHEAVSTKPADVLHSMEVSWPFHRWGLDILGSFPIAPGQVKFLLVSIDYFSKWIEAQPLAKITAEKHHFSSVEHPQTNGQAEATNRVILQAIKRKLDNAKGEWAELIPEILWSYNTTIQTTTGETPFKLVYGSEALIPVEVGIPTIRTELYDEQHNTCTRNAELDLVEEDREITAIKQRAMKQLAARKLNSKVVPRAFSNDDLVLRRTEDVRRPPSHGKLAANWEGPF
- the LOC127741048 gene encoding uncharacterized protein LOC127741048 — its product is MEALGKFVQIVASRLMCVGRTTELIGAEQQEAVNKVADQEKSYNMRIAELEKAAKEKDDAVISVVARSKDLEEEVSRLRDQIRLLQAEVKEHDVAKGQLTSHVHELEENGMEMFSYGFDRAVSQIAVLSPKFDSAQLDMTKIVVGGKLVVDGTVEEHDENAPPS